DNA sequence from the bacterium genome:
TTCGTCGGACAATCGAAACTCAAAGAAAATCTTTCGGTATTCATTCAAGCGGCAAAAGGGCGTGGTGAGCCATTGGATCACACGCTCTTTAGTGGGCCTCCCGGTTTAGGCAAGACGACCCTGGCGACTATAGTCGCCAACGAGTTGGAAGTCGATTTCCGAGCGACCTCTGGTCCGACGTTGGAGCGTCCCGCCGATTTAGCCGGTATTCTGACATCGCTTGCTCCCCGTTCAATCCTCTTTATTGACGAAATTCACCGTTTGAACCCCGTCGTCGAGGAATACCTCTACCCGGCGTTAGAAGAGTTTCGCATCGATATCATTATCGACAAAGGTCCGGCTGCTCGCACAATTCAGTTGAACTTACCGCCATTCACATTAATCGGCGCAACGACTCGCGCTGGATTGCTTACTGCGCCGCTCCGCGCCCGATTCGGAGTTACCGCCCGGCTTGATTATTACCATGCCGATGAATTGGCGCGTATCGTGCATCGCAGCGCCCGCCTGCTGAACATTCCGGTCGATAAGAGCGCCGCCACCGAAATCGCGTCACGTTCCCGCGGTACGCCGCGGATCGCAAACCGATTATTACGGAGGCTACGCGACTTTGCCCAAGTTGAAGGGAATGGCAGCATCGATATCCAATTGGCGAAATCTTCCTTGCATCGATTAGAAATTGACGAAGCTGGTCTCGATGAAATGGATAAACGAATCCTCAATTCGCTGATTCAGAAATTCGGTGGGGGTCCGACCGGATTAACGACAATCGCAGTCGCAGTGGGAGAAGACCCTGGCACTATCGAAGAAGTCTACGAACCGTTTCTGATTCAGGAAGGGTTTCTTGCCCGCACCCCTCGCGGGAGAGTTGTTACCCGCCGTGCATATCAACACCTCGGTCTGAAATACACCGGATCACAGGAGTCGTTGCTTTGACACTCTCTTCCGAAGGCAAATCGATCGCGCCGGAAGATAATCTCGAGAACTACTCCTTCGATCTTCCTCCCGAACTAATCGCTCAACAGGCTGCCGAACCGCGCGATTCCTCCCGGTTATTGTACGCAAACCGTGCAAAGGGCGTTATTCAACATCACCATTTCACCGATTTGCCCGAATTGCTTCAGCCAGGTGATTTGCTGGTCTATAACAATAGCCGCGTCATTCCCGCCCGTATACATACCCACAGTCGTGGCGGCGGTAACCTTGAAATCCTGTTAGCCGAACCGATAGCGACATTGGGCGAGACCGATTTCTATCGCAGCAATTTACTGTCGCAAGGGGAAGTCGAGTGGAAAGTCCTCGCGAAACCGTCGAAACGGCTGCGCGTCGGTGACCAGATAGATTTGCCGTTTGGCGCGAATATGGAGGTGTTGAAACGCTTCGACGATGGAGAACGTATAGTTAGAATACGGTTAGCCGACGAATCGGAGACATTCCTGTCGTGGCTTACTCGGGTCGGGGAAATGCCGCTGCCGCCCTATATCGAGCGGAATGTCATCGCCGCCGACCGGGAACGTTACCAAACGGTGTATTCACAGAGCGAAGGTTCGGTTGCTGCGCCGACCGCCGGTTTGCATTTCACCCCGGAGCTAATGAATCGACTCCGAACCCGTGGTATCGAGTTTGCTGAAATAACGCTCCATGTCGGATTAGGGACGTTTCAACCGGTTCGCGTCGAGAACATTCGCGACCATCGCATTCATCCCGAATGGGTACAAGTCGAGCCAGCAGCGGTGACTACCATTCGCCGGGCAAAACAAGACGGACGGCGGGTTATTGCTATCGGAACAACAGTTACCCGAACTCTGGAAATGTTAGCGCAAAATGAGACGTTGGATGAATTTCGGAATTGGTGCGATTTGTATATCTTACCGGGACATCGCTTCCGGTTTGTTGATGGTATGATTACAAACTTTCATCTTCCGAAATCGAGTCTGTTTATTTTGATTTGTGCGTTGTTAGGGCGGGAACAAGCATTAGCGATTTATCGTACCGCGATACAGGAAAGATACCGGTTCTATAGCTATGGCGACGGTTGCCTCTTCGTATAAATCCATCGGGGGAATCATCGTTGCTGGTGGTTCCGGTAACCGGTTCGGCAGTGAAACGCCGAAGCAGTTTCTCACGCTTGGCAATCGCTGGGTGATCGAATGGTCGCTCGAACAATTCTATCGCTCGGAAGTTATCGAACATATTGTTGTCGTTGTTCCCACTGATTGGCTCGCTGTTTGTCATGAGCGATGGAAACGCTACCAACCGAAGTTGTCGGCAGTAGTAGCTGGCGGAGCGACTCGATTTCAATCGGTATCAAACGCATTGTCAGCGCTTCATGACGGTACGCAACTCGTATTAATTCACGACGCTGCTCGTCCCGGAGTTACAACGCAACTAATAGAAACCGTTGCCGACGCTGCACTGCAATGTGGTGCGGCGTTACCGGTAACGCCTGTTGCTGCCACGGTGAAGCGAATTTCCGGTGACTATGTCACAGATACGTTAGATCGTTCCGAATTGGCGTTAGCGCAAACACCGCAAGGTTTTAAACTTGATCTGCTGCGAAAAGCCATCGCCGTTTCGCCGGAGAACATCCAATCGGTTACCGATGAAATTCAGTTAATCGAAGCGATGGAACCCGGTCGTGTAAAATGGGTAGCAGGTTCCGCTCGTAACGAAAAAATCACGACCACGGAAGATTTCACTCGGATCGAACAATTGCTAACAGGAAGCCCTAACATGGAAATCCGCACCGGCATTGGTTACGACGTCCACCAATTCGCTTCCGGTCGAGCGTTGGTGTTAGGCGGCGTTACGATACCTGCTTCCGTAGGGTTGTTAGGACACAGTGATGCCGATGTGTTGTGTCATGCGATTGCCGACGCGGTGTTAGGCGCTGCCGCCTTAGGCGATATCGGCGTTCACTTTCCCGATACCGACCCCGCATGGAAAGGTATCTCGAGTCTCATTTTATTGAAACGAGTTGCTGAGTTGATAGCCGAAACAGGTTACTCCATCACGAATATCGATGCAACACTGATCATGGAAACACCAAAAGTAATGCCGTTCGCCGCCGAGATGATAGCGAATATCGCTTTTTCATTTGACTTGAAAGTTGAACAGATATCGGTAAAAGCGACCACAAACGAACGACTCGGATTTGTCGGCAGAAAAGAAGGCGCAGCCGCGATGGCGATTGCTACGCTTCGGAGAGCTGTGCGTGATTGAGCAGTTTTTGTATCATGTCGCTTTGTGGCTGGACGGGATTCACACTTGGTGGATTTACGCGGCAATCGGCAGTATCGCCTTCATCGAGAATATCTTCTTCCCGTTTCCCGGTGATGTGCTGTTAGTCTTCAGTGCGATTTACGTGCGCCAAGGTAGATTAGAGTTTTTGCCGGCGTATAGTTGGTCGATACTTGGTGGTACGCTTGGTTACCTTTGCTTCTTTTTAATTCTGCGCTCTTTAGTACATCTGCTGGAGCGGCCGGCTGTGAAGCGCTTCTTCCCCGATTCCGAGCGGTTACGGGTTCATGCGATGTTCGAAAAATATGGCGGTTGGTTAATTCTCGGAAATCGCTTTATCACGGGTGTGCGTTCGATGGTCGCGCTGATTTCCGCGATAGCCGACTATCCGATATTGCCTTTTATCGTGCTGTCGAGTATCAGTACTGCGCTTTACAATCTGATCCTTTTTATTTTAGGTTATTCGGTAGGGCATTCGGTACAATCGATCGATGAGATGATCCACGGCGCCCAAGCAACCATTGGTAGAATTGGTTGGATTCCGGTGTTAATCACAACGATTGGTCTAACATTTCTCACTATTTACATTTATCGCGTATATAAAAGAACGAAGGAGTCGAAGTGAGCGTTCGTGTCCGTTTTGCCCCCTCTCCCACCGGTGAATTACATATCGGCGGACTGCGAACTGCTCTTTACGATTGGCTCTGGGCACGTAAACAAAATGGCGCTTTTGTCTTGCGGATTGACGATACCGACCGTACCCGTTTTGTGGACGGTGCTGAGGAACGCATTGTAGCTTTTCTAAGCGACTTTGGACTAACGCCCGATGAATCGCCCCAAATTGGTGGTCCATACGCCCCCTATCGCCAATCGGATCGATTTGCGATGTATCGGGAGGCAGCTGACCGCTTACTTGCCAGCGGCGCATGTTATCGCTGTTTTTGTACGACTGAGCGAATCGATGCAATGCAGGCAGCCCGTCGCGCTCAGAAACTGCCGCCCCGCTATGACCGGCATTGCCGCTCACTTACCAAAGTGGAATCGGATCGCCGAGCGTTGACCGAACCGTTTACAATCCGGATTGCAATGCCGGACAAGGAAGTTGTCGTTCACGATGAGTTACGTGGTGATGTCCGCTTTCAGCCCGGTTCTACCGACGACACGATTTTAATCAAGTCCGATGGTTGGCCAACTTACCACATTGCAACGATTGTCGACGATTATGCTATGAAGATTTCCGATGTGTTGCGTGGGGAGGAGTGGCTCCCATCGTTACCGATTCACAAAGTGATTGCTGAGCAACTCGGTTATTCGCAACCCCGCTACTACCACACTGGTTTATTGGTTGACGCCGAAGGTAAGAAACTCTCGAAACGCACCGGTGGGGCAACTGTTGCTGAATGGCTACAGGCAGGGATTCCCCGCGAAGCCTTGCTAAATGTGATTGCTCGACTCGGTTGGGATCCCCAGACTAATGAATTGTTATCGCTTGAACAAATGGTAGAACGGTTTGAGTTGTCTGCGCTCTCGACTCATTCGACGATGTTTTCCGACACCTCGTTCCAACACTTCACTCGCGAAGCGTTTACGAAATTGTCGGTGGAACAGTTAGCGCAACAATGGCAGCCATTAGCGGAGCTGCTGCCCTTCGATAGCGAAGGTGTCGCTTTCGGATTTGCGAAAGAAGAAGCGAATTCGTTTCACGACATTACATCCGAGATGAAATATTGGATCGATTTAAAATCGGGGGTCCTTCCCCGCGAGCAAAGCGATCCCCTTCCGGAAGGATTTGTTTCATCTCTTCTCGAGACGGAAGATTTATCGCTCTGGCTCAAAGGATTATCGAAAGCGACCGGACTCAAAGGTAAAGAGCTCTGGATGTCGTTGCGGCGAAAAATAACTGGACGCGAACACGGTCCGGAGTTAATCCGGATTTGTAATTACCTTGGTAGAGAACGAGTCCTACAACTGTTACAAAAACTCAATTGACCCTATCGGAAGTTGAGGAGAGAATCATGCGTATTGTTGTTTTAATGGGTGGTGAATCGACGGAGCGCCGCGTATCGCTCGCTTCCGGGGAAGCCGTCGCTGCGGGTCTGCAGCGGTTAGGACACACGGTATACAAATTGGATCCCGTCTTCCCCGATGAATGGGCTGCCGCCGACCGTCCACTGTTAACCGGGCCAGTTGGGGAAACGCCGCCGGAAGATTTATCGCAACTGCCGCGACCGACCCCGCAACGCATTGGACGGTTGCTCGAAACGATTGCCTCGTTAGCTCCAGATGTGGTCTTTCCGATTCTGCATGGCGGTATCGGAGAAGACGGTACTTTGCAAGGATTGCTCGAGTGGGCAGGTATCCCCTTTACCGGCTCTTCTTCGATTACTTGTAAACTTGCCATGGATAAAGCAGTATCGAAGCGGCTTTTCCGGGTCTGTAACATCCCGACACCGGCGTGGATATACTTTTCCCGTTACGACAACACTCCGCTTGCAGAAATATCCAGTGAAATTGATGAGAGAATTGGATATCCTTGCGTTGTCAAACCGAATTGCGGCGGTTCTACCGTTGGTATGAGTATCATCAATTCGATCGCTGAGTTGCCCGACGCCATTGAAGCGGTGCGGAAACTTAACGACGATATCCTAATCGAAAAATACATCGAAGGTCGTGAGCTAACCGTTGCAGTTGTTGGGGATCAAGTATTGCCGGTCGTGGAGATTTGTCCTAAGAGCGGTTTCTACGATTATAAATCGAAATACACCGCTGGTAATACCGAGTATCTCGTTCCAGCCCCCATCGATGAGAATGTCTTTTTACGAGCACAGGATTTGGGGAAAGCAGTATGGCAAAGCTTGATGGCGCGCGGGTTTGGCAGATCAGACTTCCGGTTGTCACCTGATGGCTTACTTTACTGTTTGGAACTGAATACGCTGCCCGGAATGACCAATCTCTCGTTAGTACCAAAAGCGGCGGCGGCGGTTGGCATTGACTTTGACGGATTATTAGCGAAGATACTCGAAACCGTACCGTCGAAGTGACGATGGACGAACTGGATTCTTGGAACTGGAAGAAGCTGTTTGCGGCAATTTGGTTGCCGGTTGCAGTTGGTTTCGTCATCCGCGGTTTGTATCTGTACGAGTATTCCTCTTCGGTACTGTTTCTATCCCCTTCGGTTGATGCGCTCTATCATCTCGATTGGGCGGAGAAAATCTCCCACGGCATTTTCTTTCCTGAGCCCGGGCACCCATTCTTCCGGGCTCCCCTCTATCCCTTCTTCCTCGGTCTCCTCTCATGGCTCGGTTGTACTCAACTGCTGCTCGCATGGGTGCAGGTTGTTCTGAGTCTTGTTTCTATCGTATTGATTGCTGCCATTGCCGCCCGTTTACATTCGCTGTGTTCCGCTCGCATTGCCGCTTGGATTGCGGCAATCTATGCTCCGCTGTTTACCTATCAAATCGAATTCCAACTTCCCGTACTGATTGTTCCGCTATTTCTCGGTGTTGTTTACAATTTTATCGTGTTTGATTTGCATGGGAAAGCTCGATCGTTGCTTTGCGCTTCGGTAGGAATCGGACTGCTCGCCATTACGCAAGTGAATGGTCTCGTGCTGCTTCTGGTTCTATTCTATTTCATTTTTCGCAATCGGTTACAGCTCGGATTACGGAGTAGTATCCTCGTCGGTACCCTATGGTTAGTTCCCATACTACCGATCACCCTTGCCAATTGGATCGAGGCAAAGCAATTCGTTCCGATTGCAACACAGGGAGGAGTGAACTTCTATCTTGGGAACAATCCGATTGCCGATGGCGCTTATGCCGTTCATCCGCAACTAGGGTACGATTGGACTTGGGATGATGCGAAAGCATTCCTTGAGGCAAAAACCGACGCCGAAGCTGACCGTGCGTACTATCGTAAAGGCATCGAATTTTGGCGTGAGCATCCCCAAGCCGCCATCAAAGTAACACTGCGAAAACTTGGTTATCTCTTCCATCACTTTGAAATCGGGAACAATCGGGACTTGCAGCGCTTCTGGCAGGAACGACCAATCGCTCGCTGGTTGTTCACCGAATTTGCCTTTGGAGTACTTGCGACACTTGGTCTTGCTTCGATGATTCATGCGTTTAAGAATTGTACAAACCGAATCGTGATCATCAGTGGATTACTCTTCCTGCTTTCCTATGTTCCCTTTTTTATAACTGCCCGTTACCGTTTGCCGTTCGCGGTGTTGTTAATTCCCTTTGCCTCCATCTTACTCGCGCGGTTGAGCGATAAACATTCGAGGTATTCTTTATCTGATATAGTTGCGATTGTCATGTCGGTCGTTTTAGTTTGGTTGCCAGTTGGTGTACCGAAGATTGATCCCGCACATTACGAGTACACCAAAGGAAACGCATACCTGCGTCTTCACCGGTACAACGAAGCAGTTACATGCTACCGTAAGGCGTTGAGCGTTAATCCAGTTCATGAATTATCGCGAGTGAATTACTCAACGATTCTCATCGCTAATAATCGATTTAACGAAGCCGATACGCTCTTGATGTCCTACGTGACAAGAATAAGAATTGAGAGTCGCGATAGTCTTGCCGATAAGACGATCGACGGTAAAGTATGGAATAACTTAGGTGTGGTATATCAACAACTGGGAGAGTTTAGCAAGGCTGATAGCTTTTATAGTAATGCTGTTCGATCGAATCGACCCGACCGAATCGCTCTTGATAATATATCTAACTTAATCGATGCTGCGTTTCAATGCGATACAACCGACTTGGAGCAGTATCGAAAAGCGTTCTGGTATCTTTACAAACGGATGATACAAAAAATACAGTTAGAGAACGATGATCTTGATAACCTCACGGCTGAAAGTAGAGAGAAGATTCGACGCCGAATGAACGAGTTGGTCAAGATGGATCGTCACATTCAAAGCAAAAATGGAAGTGGTAAGTACTTAAGCAATTTCTGATTACACTTCCCCTAAGTAAGCCTCAATAGGAATCATCCGCCCGCCTTGTTTTGCCAGTACCACCATCGGCAATACTCTGCCAATCCCATCAAACAATTCGATTGTATTCGCTTGTGTGTCTTGCCAGAGGACGATACGGTTCACCCCGGAAAACCGTAACTGCTCATCCTGCAGCATCCGGTAATAGGCATACATGCTACTCGAACGGGGGGCATCAATGCGTGGTGAGTTGAAGAAATCCATCGCTAACGCTTGATCAGCAATTGCCCCTAATGAACGGTCGACACCATTGTAAAGACCCTCTTCCTCCAACCACTTAAACGGTGGAGCGAGCCAGCTACAGGCGATCTCCAAGGAGTCGCACACCACCCGCGTCCACTTCGCAAGGGCGAATGCCGGTTGAACTCGATGAGAGTGTTCCATGTACATTTCGCGGAGACACCAGTCGATGTCTTCAATCCGGGGTGGGTCGTTGCGGCCGCGCTTCCAGCTGTCGCGCTGCAAATACCAGATGACATACTCTTCAAAACTGGCGTAATCGATGCGTCGCATAGGAGCTTCCTTATTTCCTGCAATGTATTCAAACTCGAAACCTAACACAATGAAGAACTGCGAAGCGTCTACAAAAAGCAAACCCCCACAGCATCGCTATGGGGGGTTGTTGTCGCTCATTCGCCTCGACTGGCCGGGTCCTACCCAAGCGCCGTATTGTCGAGGGACATCGCCACGCGGTCCATCGTCAGACCGAAAGAGCCGAACGATTCGCAAGAATCGAACGGTGTCACTCAATGATACGGAAGTTTTCCGGATTTGTCAAGGAAAAAACGGCTAACTCAATAAGAAACAATAGTGTATATCAATATAGCTTTAAAGGTAGCACGACTATGGAGAAAATGCAAGGAGAGTTTGCCAAGATTAGAAAATTTCTTGAGTTGTTAACAGCAGGCGTTGCCATTTTTCAGCGCTGTGATCCCACGTGTAATCTTGCTGAATCGTTTGCCGAGCTTGCTGTCGCATCGCTTGTAGTTGTTCGGGGTTTTGCAATAGTTGAATGACTTTCGTAGCGATGTCAAGAGAATTTTCTGCCTCAAAGAGAATACCAGTGTCCTCAGAGACAAACTCGGTTTGTCCGCCGACATTCGTCACTGCTACCGGACACCCGCAAGCCATTGCTTCCGCGATGACCAAACCAAAGCCTTCGTAATACTTCGGATCGTTTCGGGTTGCCAATACGGTGAGGTTGGCTGCTCGAAAAAGTGTACGCAGCTTCGATTGTGGAAGTTGCCCGTGCCAACGTATAAGATTATCGACTTTCAATTCTTTGGCAAGTTGTTTTAGCTCCGCCTCCAATGGTCCCGTTCCGGCGAAATCGACTGTAACCGAGGGAAATTCTTTTTGAATCAGCGGAAGAGATTGAAGAAATAACTCATGACCCTTCAATCGGGTTAACATTGCAGCATAAACAAGGCGAACTCCGGTTACACTTCCGCCAATCTCGCGTAGTTCTTGCTCAGACGGTGATGCGGGAGTAAAAAAATCGGTGTTGACGCCACAGGGTATCACATGAATTCTTTCCATTGGGATTTGCCACTGCCGAAAGTGATTCGCTGTGAAGTGGCTGTTTGCTGCTATACCGGTGGCATTGCGATATGCATACAGACAGTAGTGTGTGAAGACCCGCGACAAACCGTTCCCCGGGAACAAGCGCGATACTTCATTACCATGTGCACCAATGTAGTGCGGCTTTTTGTAGTGCTTACAGAAGAGAGCAGTTACACCTGCATAGGGGAACACTGATAAATCGATTACTACATCGATTGCTACCCAATCGATCTGTCGGAATAAAACAGGTAGAATCGCAAGTCGACCTAAAGCATGCACCTTAGGTACGGAGAAGAGCAATACCTGTAAATTCTCGTTGCCAACTGGATTTCGTTCGCCTCGATCCGGTAAAACCAACGTTACTTGATGCCCCATTTTTACAAATCGAGTAACGATTTCCCCGGCATAAACAGCCATACCACCCGGATCCGGCGGCCAATACTCACTGATAAATAAAATGTGAACTGGTTTGGTCATGGAAGTAATGTTAGTTGAGTTCGTCGGAAGCAATCTGTTCCCATTTGGAGCGTCTTTGAAGAATGAGTTTGGATCGATTCACTGATAGCAAGTTTTGCTTTTTCCAACTGGCGAATGTTCGTGAGAGCACTTCGGAGACTGTACCGCACTCTTGCGCTAACGACTGTTTCGTTTGATGTAACTCGATTTCGACCGTGTCGCCTATCCATCGGTTGTTTGACAACTCCAACAGTCGGTGTGCGATTCGTGCCGGCATACTCAAAGCCGTTCGCTCTTCAATTTTCGCCACCAGCATCCGCAGTTTATCGGCAAGCGCGGCGAGGAGTGCCAACGCCAATTCGGGACGAGCGGCAATCATCATCTTCAATTTAGAAAGCGGTAGTGTTGCCACTTGCGAATTCGTTTCCGCAATCGCGGTCACCGGGTATTGTGCGCCAAGCAAGGAAGGTACTTCAGCGAATACTTCGCCAGGGGAGATGCGGTGAATCAAGATTTCTTTTCCATCGGGACGATAGCGAACCGCTTTGATCGATCCCGAAACCAACCAATGTAAGCCATGGGAGGACTCACCTTGGGAAAAACTATGTCGCCGCTATGATAATTATCGTGTCGCACGTCAGCAACAATTAGCTGGCGGTCGTGCACGGTTAACGTGCGAAACAACTCTTGGTTCTCAATTGCGATACTCATGGTTTCCGATTTGGCTTCTCGTATAACATAGTACGTTGACAGGAAGTGTGCAATGAGTCACTTTCATTTTGTTCTTATGTAACGGAGTTACTGTGGAGATTTGTCGCAGATTGGATTTTTCAATAGTAATCCTGATTACAGTGATTGCGTTACTTTTTTCTTTAGTGCAAACAAGTATCGCTGCTCCCGATTCGGAGTGGGAAACAATTGGAGGAAAAATGTTGCAAGTAGGGGATATTGCACCCGATTTTGAACTACAAGCTACCGATGGTTCGATGGTGAAGCTGTCATCATTACTGGGAAAGACTGTGGTAATTTACTTCTATCCGAAGGACAATACGCCCGGTTGTACAAAGGAAGCGTGTAACATTCGCGATAACTGGAGCGAGTACCAGAAGCGCGGATGGCTTGTATTCGGGATTAGTGCCGATTCCAACAAGAGCCACGTAAAGTTTACAAACGACCAATCGCTGCCGTTTCCACTACTTAGCGACACCAATCGCGAAGTGATGAAAGCCTTTGGTGCCTTCGGTAAAAAGAAATTCATGGGTAAGGAAATCGAGGGAACGTTGCGATACACGTTTGTCATTGGTGGCGATGGCAAAATCGTCCACATCGATCGCGACGTGAAGGTCGGTAACCACTCCGCCGATTTATTCCAAGCAGTTGGTAAGTAAACTCAAACTATGGTGAGTGTCGTGCCACGGGTTCATCTACCACAAAAAAAACGAAGCATCGAGATTGATAGCGGAACAACCCTCTTTCAAGCTCTCAGAGCTAACGACATTCCAATCGCCAGCTCGTGTCAAGGCGATGCTGTCTGTGGTCGTTGCGCCATCGAAATTGTGAACGGTATAGAGAATGTATCACCCATCGAGCCCGACGAGGTTCGGATGGCAGAACGATTGAAATGGCGCATTGACGATCCAAAGTGTCGAATACGTGCCGCTTGCCAGGTCCGCGTCCTACAAAACGAGATTACTGTTCGAACAACCTATTGGTAAATG
Encoded proteins:
- the bcp gene encoding thioredoxin-dependent thiol peroxidase, which encodes MLQVGDIAPDFELQATDGSMVKLSSLLGKTVVIYFYPKDNTPGCTKEACNIRDNWSEYQKRGWLVFGISADSNKSHVKFTNDQSLPFPLLSDTNREVMKAFGAFGKKKFMGKEIEGTLRYTFVIGGDGKIVHIDRDVKVGNHSADLFQAVGK
- a CDS encoding (2Fe-2S)-binding protein, which encodes MPRVHLPQKKRSIEIDSGTTLFQALRANDIPIASSCQGDAVCGRCAIEIVNGIENVSPIEPDEVRMAERLKWRIDDPKCRIRAACQVRVLQNEITVRTTYW